In Ignavibacteriales bacterium, one DNA window encodes the following:
- the dusB gene encoding tRNA dihydrouridine synthase DusB: protein MFKVGKLQIEKALLLAPMEDVTDISFRNICKEMGADIVYTEFVNAEGLIRSNEKTKKKLLITEKERPVGIQIYGESISSMVSAAKIAEEQNPDLIDVNAGCWVKKIANRGAGAGLLKDPPYMQQMMKSIVDAVEIPVTVKTRIGWDNDSIAILDVAKRMEDVGVKALTIHCRTKVQGHSGEAQWEWIPKIKEVVKIPVVFNGGVYTAEDVRNIFEITNADAIMIARGAIANPWIFREAKELLNDGKIKLELTPEIRIFTALKHLKDSIVIKSERKAIFEFRKYYSSYLKGLHRVSAIRQELMKLMEYKEVEELLLNYLNEIKIHQLMTETNLK, encoded by the coding sequence ATGTTCAAAGTAGGAAAATTACAAATAGAAAAAGCTTTGCTTCTTGCTCCAATGGAAGATGTTACTGATATCTCTTTCCGAAATATTTGTAAGGAAATGGGAGCAGATATTGTTTACACAGAATTTGTGAATGCTGAAGGCTTAATCCGATCCAATGAAAAGACAAAAAAAAAACTTCTAATTACAGAAAAGGAAAGACCTGTAGGAATTCAGATTTATGGTGAAAGTATTTCATCAATGGTTTCTGCTGCTAAAATTGCAGAGGAACAGAATCCTGATTTGATTGATGTAAATGCTGGTTGCTGGGTTAAGAAAATTGCAAATCGCGGGGCAGGAGCAGGTTTATTAAAAGATCCACCATATATGCAGCAGATGATGAAATCCATTGTTGATGCTGTTGAAATACCAGTTACAGTAAAAACCCGAATAGGTTGGGACAATGATAGCATTGCAATTCTAGATGTTGCAAAAAGGATGGAAGATGTAGGAGTTAAAGCTTTAACAATTCATTGCCGGACAAAAGTACAAGGGCATTCTGGAGAAGCACAATGGGAATGGATTCCTAAAATTAAAGAAGTTGTTAAAATCCCAGTAGTATTTAATGGTGGCGTTTATACTGCTGAAGATGTAAGAAATATTTTTGAAATAACAAATGCAGATGCAATTATGATAGCTAGGGGAGCTATTGCTAATCCCTGGATTTTCCGCGAGGCTAAAGAGCTTTTAAATGATGGAAAGATTAAGTTAGAATTAACTCCTGAGATTAGAATATTTACTGCTCTAAAACATCTTAAAGATTCTATTGTCATTAAAAGTGAGCGTAAAGCCATATTTGAATTTAGAAAGTACTATTCTTCTTATTTGAAAGGACTACACAGAGTATCCGCTATTAGACAGGAACTAATGAAACTTATGGAGTACAAAGAAGTTGAGGAATTACTTTTAAATTACCTTAATGAAATTAAAATACATCAATTAATGACAGAGACTAACCTAAAATAA
- a CDS encoding MFS transporter: protein MRKTSLTIIFFTVFIDLMGFGILIPILPTFASKQLGISDFGIGIIVAVFSFVQFLFNPILGKLSDKYGRRPLILISLCSTVISYIIFAFSHSFAMLFLSRILGGFGGSNIGVAQAYIADITEKHERSKGMGLMGVAFGMGFVFGPIIGGILSKYGYMVAGIGAASLSFIAFIFAFFFLKESIKEKNLKNISRKKIFDWKFTLQTLKHPDVGLLIMLFFIITFSVANIYGTFAILGYKHYHISDQQIGYLFGVMGIVSSIVQGGFIKIISEKISEKNQIIAGTFFMMFGLGLLPYGVNFLGLVFIISLQAIGTGILQPTVLSMISKYSSEKEQGTILGINQSLSALARVLGPLWGGFSFGYLGYQFPFLTGGAFMFLTFLFSIFALDSKKYSRLNAGNIKAK from the coding sequence ATGCGTAAAACTTCACTTACTATAATCTTTTTTACTGTATTTATTGATCTGATGGGTTTTGGTATTTTAATTCCAATCTTACCAACGTTTGCCAGTAAACAATTGGGTATTTCCGATTTTGGAATTGGGATAATAGTGGCGGTGTTTTCCTTTGTTCAGTTTTTATTTAATCCAATTCTTGGAAAGCTTTCAGATAAATATGGCAGAAGACCATTAATTTTAATTTCTCTTTGTTCTACAGTTATCTCATATATTATTTTTGCTTTTTCACATTCCTTTGCAATGCTTTTTCTTTCAAGAATACTTGGTGGATTTGGAGGAAGTAACATTGGGGTTGCACAAGCTTATATTGCAGACATAACTGAAAAACATGAACGATCTAAAGGAATGGGATTAATGGGAGTTGCCTTTGGGATGGGTTTTGTATTTGGTCCTATTATTGGAGGTATACTTTCTAAGTATGGGTACATGGTTGCTGGAATTGGTGCCGCATCTTTGTCATTTATTGCTTTTATCTTTGCCTTTTTCTTTTTAAAGGAATCAATTAAAGAAAAGAATCTTAAAAATATTTCTAGAAAAAAAATATTTGATTGGAAATTCACACTTCAAACCTTAAAACATCCAGACGTTGGATTACTCATAATGCTATTTTTTATTATTACTTTTTCAGTTGCTAATATTTATGGGACATTTGCAATACTTGGCTATAAACATTACCATATTTCTGATCAACAAATAGGTTATCTTTTTGGTGTAATGGGAATAGTAAGTTCTATTGTTCAAGGTGGATTTATAAAAATCATTTCAGAAAAAATTTCTGAAAAGAATCAAATTATTGCCGGCACATTTTTTATGATGTTCGGATTGGGTTTGCTTCCTTATGGTGTAAACTTTTTAGGATTAGTTTTTATTATTTCACTTCAAGCAATTGGAACTGGTATTCTTCAACCAACTGTTTTAAGTATGATTTCGAAATATTCCTCTGAAAAAGAGCAAGGAACAATTCTAGGAATAAACCAATCGTTATCGGCACTTGCCAGAGTATTAGGACCATTATGGGGTGGATTCTCATTCGGATATTTAGGTTATCAATTTCCATTTCTTACTGGTGGCGCATTTATGTTTTTAACTTTTTTATTTAGCATCTTTGCATTGGATTCTAAAAAATATTCTAGATTAAATGCTGGAAATATTAAAGCGAAATGA
- a CDS encoding isocitrate/isopropylmalate family dehydrogenase: MSYQFTLIPGDGIGPDITSAVTKVIERAGIKIDWDVQIAGLEAIEKYKDPLPQQVLDSIAKNKIALKGPLTTPSGKGFRSLNVALRKEFDLYVNQRPAKTFKGIKTLYEHIDLIIFRENLEEFYSGIEHYIDSSKTAAETIGIVTRRGSERILRYAFEYARAHKRKKMTAVHKANILKFTGGLFLDVAKEIALEYPEIEFNDKIIDNMAMQMVMNPYQFDVIVTTNLFGDILSDLASGLVGGLGLAPGANIGPDIAIYEAVHGSAPDIAGKNIANPCAIILAGCMMLNDIGEKEAAGKIEKAVAKVISDGMQVTKDINPINFVGTTKITDAIIRELEKQ; this comes from the coding sequence TTGAGTTATCAATTCACATTAATTCCAGGAGATGGAATTGGACCGGATATTACCTCAGCAGTAACAAAAGTTATAGAGCGTGCTGGAATTAAAATAGATTGGGATGTGCAAATTGCCGGACTTGAAGCTATTGAGAAATACAAAGATCCATTACCTCAACAAGTGTTAGATTCTATTGCAAAAAATAAGATTGCATTAAAAGGTCCGTTAACAACACCATCAGGCAAAGGATTTAGAAGTTTAAATGTTGCTCTAAGGAAAGAATTTGATCTATATGTTAATCAACGCCCGGCAAAAACATTTAAAGGAATAAAAACACTTTACGAGCATATTGATTTAATCATTTTTAGAGAAAACCTGGAAGAGTTTTATTCTGGCATAGAACATTATATTGACAGTTCCAAAACTGCTGCAGAAACTATTGGAATAGTAACCAGGCGTGGCTCAGAAAGAATTCTTCGTTATGCTTTTGAATATGCACGAGCACACAAAAGAAAAAAAATGACTGCTGTACATAAAGCTAATATTCTTAAATTTACTGGTGGGTTATTTCTTGATGTGGCAAAAGAAATTGCTCTGGAATATCCTGAAATTGAATTTAATGATAAGATAATTGATAATATGGCAATGCAGATGGTTATGAATCCCTATCAATTTGATGTTATTGTAACTACAAATCTCTTTGGTGATATTCTTTCTGACCTTGCCAGTGGATTGGTTGGTGGGTTAGGTTTAGCCCCAGGAGCAAATATTGGTCCTGATATTGCGATATATGAAGCGGTACATGGATCAGCGCCAGATATTGCAGGAAAAAATATTGCAAACCCATGTGCAATTATTTTAGCTGGATGCATGATGTTAAATGATATTGGTGAAAAAGAAGCCGCTGGTAAAATTGAAAAAGCTGTTGCTAAGGTAATTTCTGATGGAATGCAAGTAACAAAAGATATCAATCCAATTAACTTTGTAGGAACAACAAAAATTACAGATGCAATAATAAGAGAATTGGAAAAACAATAA
- a CDS encoding CapA family protein, producing MSLNKFTTGLLFLLFLFTFNSSKTNNVKSTAVQDSIVAITISFVGDLMCHSPQFEFAKIGKDSFNFNPSFKYIRKYLYEADFTFGNLETVLAGRDEIFSGYPLFNSPDEYLLALKDSGFDFLFTSNNHSLDRAERGIVRTLKLLEQNKIFHTGTFHSQPDRDSIKLVDIKGIKVALISYSYGTNGNPIPKGKSFSINLIQDELIKRDIEKAKAEGADLVICYFHIGNEYERFPNNKQKETIQKTIDFGADLIICSHPHVIQPIEFFKSTKSNLDSVLVAYSLGNFYSNQRNRFRDAGVILNIKLKKNIATNKIKLDGLDYLPTWVFKGRTNLGNEFLILPSEKGTIDSSFSFLSEVDKFKMKQSYDDTKSLLTGKLKWIKTKRIYTE from the coding sequence ATGAGTTTAAATAAATTTACAACTGGTTTACTGTTTTTATTATTTCTATTTACTTTCAATTCCTCAAAAACCAACAACGTAAAAAGCACTGCTGTACAAGATAGCATAGTTGCAATCACTATTTCATTTGTTGGGGATTTAATGTGCCATTCTCCTCAATTTGAATTTGCAAAGATTGGTAAGGATAGTTTCAATTTCAATCCTTCATTTAAATATATTAGAAAATATTTGTATGAAGCAGATTTTACTTTTGGAAATTTAGAAACAGTTTTGGCAGGGAGGGATGAAATATTTTCTGGTTATCCTTTGTTCAATTCACCTGATGAATATTTGCTTGCATTGAAAGATTCCGGATTTGATTTTTTGTTTACTTCAAATAATCATTCATTAGACAGGGCGGAAAGGGGAATAGTTAGAACTTTAAAACTATTAGAGCAAAATAAAATATTTCATACTGGTACTTTTCATTCACAACCGGATAGAGACTCAATTAAATTAGTTGATATAAAGGGAATCAAAGTAGCGTTAATTTCTTACAGTTATGGAACAAATGGAAACCCTATTCCAAAAGGAAAAAGTTTTTCAATTAATCTTATTCAAGATGAATTAATTAAACGTGATATAGAAAAAGCAAAAGCTGAGGGAGCGGATTTGGTTATATGTTACTTTCACATTGGTAATGAATATGAAAGGTTTCCGAATAATAAACAAAAGGAAACAATCCAAAAGACGATAGATTTTGGAGCCGATTTAATTATTTGCAGTCATCCACATGTAATCCAACCAATAGAATTTTTCAAAAGCACAAAATCAAATTTAGATTCGGTTCTTGTTGCTTATTCGCTTGGGAATTTCTATTCCAACCAAAGAAATAGATTTAGAGATGCTGGTGTAATTCTAAATATAAAGTTGAAGAAAAACATTGCTACTAATAAAATCAAATTAGATGGATTAGATTATTTGCCGACTTGGGTATTTAAAGGAAGAACGAACCTTGGAAATGAATTCCTAATTCTTCCATCTGAAAAAGGAACGATTGATTCCTCATTTAGTTTTTTATCGGAAGTTGATAAATTTAAAATGAAACAAAGTTATGATGACACAAAATCCCTTCTAACTGGAAAATTAAAATGGATTAAGACCAAAAGGATTTACACAGAGTGA
- a CDS encoding histone H1, whose product MKEKYQELIQFVQSLEPDLIKFVDKGQAAAGTRLRKGLSDLKRKAQEMRNVVQDMKTARKAEKPQ is encoded by the coding sequence ATGAAAGAAAAATACCAGGAACTAATCCAATTCGTTCAAAGCCTTGAACCAGACTTAATTAAGTTTGTTGATAAGGGACAAGCTGCAGCCGGCACCAGGTTACGTAAAGGATTGAGTGATCTTAAAAGAAAAGCTCAGGAAATGCGTAATGTAGTTCAGGATATGAAAACAGCTCGTAAAGCGGAAAAACCGCAATAG